The following are encoded in a window of Vibrio sp. SCSIO 43136 genomic DNA:
- a CDS encoding chemotaxis protein gives MSRLSMKSKANQSQGMLMFKLTLKQSFAIGTLKVREIVPYARTTQIPYSHPHVIGTVPIREITVPVIDMAAAIGFRPIAPEEYENSYLIVTDCLRTVVAFMVRDIEKIIECDWRSIESTPDTAGHHVFVTGITRHEDRIVQLLDVELLLSKIYPEEASAQIPILTDVERERLKPLSILLVDDSLIARKQLSDALDSINIPYQVCKNGQDALELMRSDAENHKPIDILVSDIEMPGLDGYELAFEVQNDSSLNRSYRILHTSLSSEICIDRAHQVGAHEALTKFNATELVNAMLRGAKMLEEQTEAL, from the coding sequence ATGTCGAGACTATCTATGAAAAGCAAAGCGAATCAATCGCAAGGCATGTTGATGTTTAAGCTCACGCTTAAACAAAGTTTTGCTATCGGCACTTTAAAGGTGCGCGAAATCGTGCCCTATGCCCGTACTACACAGATTCCTTATTCTCACCCCCATGTTATTGGCACAGTGCCGATCCGTGAGATCACTGTCCCTGTGATTGATATGGCGGCGGCAATTGGGTTTAGACCTATTGCGCCTGAGGAGTATGAAAACAGCTACCTTATTGTGACTGACTGCCTGCGCACTGTGGTTGCATTTATGGTACGCGACATAGAAAAGATTATTGAGTGTGACTGGCGTTCTATCGAGTCGACGCCCGATACGGCTGGACACCACGTATTTGTTACGGGCATAACCCGCCACGAAGATCGCATTGTACAATTGCTAGACGTAGAGCTTCTGCTATCCAAAATCTACCCAGAAGAAGCTTCAGCGCAAATCCCTATTTTGACCGATGTGGAACGTGAACGCCTCAAACCATTGAGTATCCTGCTAGTGGACGATTCGTTAATCGCACGCAAACAACTTTCGGATGCGCTTGATAGCATTAACATCCCCTATCAGGTGTGCAAAAACGGCCAAGATGCTCTTGAGCTGATGCGTTCTGATGCTGAAAACCATAAGCCGATCGATATTTTAGTCAGTGATATTGAGATGCCTGGACTCGATGGTTACGAGCTAGCATTTGAAGTACAGAATGATTCTAGCCTCAATCGTTCGTACCGCATTTTACATACGTCACTTTCAAGTGAGATTTGTATTGATCGAGCCCATCAAGTTGGTGCTCACGAAGCGCTGACCAAATTTAATGCCACTGAGCTGGTCAATGCGATGCTTAGAGGGGCAAAAATGCTTGAAGAGCAGACAGAGGCATTGTAG
- the hutX gene encoding heme utilization cystosolic carrier protein HutX has translation MENLQSKVQEVLEREPGSLPGTIALELGVTEWQVLEAMPTEIVTVVSGEHAQSLLEGLVDWGNVTTIINSHGSIFEVKAPFPKGKLARGYYNLMGKEGELHGHLRLELVTNIALISKDFMGKESHNFSFHTESGDCMFKIYLGRDKKRNLIPEQVEKFKQLKQSFSK, from the coding sequence ATGGAAAATTTACAATCTAAAGTACAAGAAGTATTAGAACGTGAACCTGGGTCACTGCCTGGCACCATAGCACTCGAACTTGGAGTCACTGAGTGGCAAGTTTTGGAAGCGATGCCAACAGAAATAGTGACTGTAGTTTCAGGTGAGCACGCACAGTCGCTACTCGAAGGCCTAGTCGACTGGGGAAACGTAACCACAATTATCAATTCTCACGGTTCGATTTTTGAAGTAAAAGCACCGTTTCCTAAAGGTAAACTCGCTCGTGGCTATTACAACTTAATGGGTAAAGAGGGCGAGCTTCATGGTCATTTGCGACTGGAGCTTGTTACCAATATCGCTCTGATCAGTAAAGATTTCATGGGTAAAGAGAGCCATAACTTTTCTTTCCACACTGAGTCTGGTGACTGCATGTTTAAGATCTACCTCGGTCGAGATAAAAAACGTAACCTCATCCCAGAGCAGGTTGAGAAGTTTAAACAACTAAAGCAGAGCTTTAGCAAATAA
- a CDS encoding DUF1496 domain-containing protein produces MPTLAKTISTPSKPVVVVDGKTASRICYYQDQAYSEGAYIQVGEIYLVCAAAKNFETNGALKWYEVTKKASE; encoded by the coding sequence ATGCCTACACTAGCTAAAACCATATCGACGCCAAGTAAACCTGTAGTGGTCGTGGATGGCAAAACCGCCTCAAGAATTTGCTATTACCAAGACCAAGCATATTCAGAAGGAGCATACATTCAAGTGGGAGAGATTTATCTTGTTTGTGCAGCAGCCAAGAACTTTGAAACCAATGGCGCATTGAAGTGGTATGAAGTGACAAAAAAAGCCTCTGAGTAA
- the ppiC gene encoding peptidylprolyl isomerase PpiC — protein MARTAAALHILVKHKEQAEDIIKQLKKGAKFQTLAKKYSTCPSGKKGGDLGEFRKGQMVPQFDKVCFQGETLVPHLVKTKFGWHVVKVLYRT, from the coding sequence ATGGCGAGAACGGCAGCAGCGCTTCATATTTTGGTGAAGCATAAAGAGCAAGCTGAAGACATTATTAAACAGCTCAAAAAAGGCGCAAAGTTTCAAACTCTAGCCAAAAAATACTCGACCTGCCCATCAGGTAAAAAAGGTGGTGATTTAGGAGAGTTTCGCAAAGGTCAGATGGTGCCGCAATTCGATAAGGTTTGTTTTCAAGGTGAAACACTGGTCCCTCATTTGGTGAAAACCAAATTCGGGTGGCATGTGGTTAAGGTTCTTTACCGCACCTGA
- a CDS encoding biopolymer transporter ExbD, which produces MIRTVRHQQQTSVLPDLTPLLDIIFIVMVFLLLTASIKLESLEVSLPTADSSTSEITEKKTLTINILHQSPHWAINTNQYIDWDNFEIALLEQVKQQPEATVIIAADKQAEIQHMVKLLAFLQENNINATQLLTDNN; this is translated from the coding sequence ATGATACGCACTGTTCGCCACCAGCAGCAAACATCTGTTTTGCCCGACTTAACGCCGCTTCTAGATATTATTTTCATTGTCATGGTGTTTTTGCTGCTTACGGCATCTATCAAATTGGAGTCATTAGAAGTGTCACTTCCAACGGCTGACAGTTCGACCTCAGAGATTACTGAGAAGAAAACACTAACCATCAATATATTGCACCAATCGCCTCACTGGGCGATTAACACCAACCAGTACATTGACTGGGACAACTTCGAAATTGCCCTGCTCGAACAGGTCAAACAGCAACCGGAAGCGACAGTGATTATTGCAGCAGACAAGCAAGCTGAAATACAACACATGGTTAAGCTGCTTGCTTTCCTACAAGAAAACAATATCAACGCGACTCAACTGCTCACAGATAATAATTAA
- a CDS encoding ABC transporter substrate-binding protein has product MISPFSKFPKLCLVAIALFSSSSYAEQRIISAGSAVTEIIEELGASDKLVAIDVTSAQPEGKELPVVGYHRQLSAEGLLALTPSHLIGSDAMGPATTLTVLKNSGVEVDQVNSDSSVQGLYQRIDELSELTGTQSNAQALKAKVTQQVDDLNANQPKGTPLKALFLIIHEGRPSNVAGDKTTPNALIELAGAVNPAKAKLESYKPLSNESLIEMQPDVILVSGRSTLDNLSTLLDTLPVLAATPAGKNKRFISIDGKALVGGLGLKTLSEAQRLNKLLYPN; this is encoded by the coding sequence ATGATCTCTCCATTCTCTAAGTTTCCTAAGCTCTGCCTTGTGGCGATTGCGCTATTCTCAAGCTCTAGTTATGCCGAGCAACGCATTATTAGCGCCGGTTCTGCTGTGACCGAAATCATCGAAGAATTAGGGGCTAGCGACAAACTTGTTGCGATTGATGTAACGAGTGCACAGCCAGAAGGTAAGGAGTTACCAGTGGTTGGCTACCATCGCCAACTGTCCGCAGAAGGCTTGCTGGCATTAACCCCATCACATCTCATCGGCTCTGACGCCATGGGGCCTGCAACGACTCTGACGGTACTCAAAAATAGTGGTGTAGAAGTTGACCAAGTCAACAGCGATAGTAGCGTCCAAGGTTTGTATCAAAGAATTGATGAACTCAGTGAATTGACTGGGACTCAGTCTAACGCCCAAGCACTAAAGGCAAAAGTGACTCAGCAAGTGGATGATCTTAACGCCAACCAACCTAAAGGCACACCACTAAAAGCACTGTTCTTGATCATTCATGAGGGTCGTCCGTCGAATGTTGCAGGTGACAAAACCACACCGAATGCGCTTATCGAACTTGCAGGCGCTGTTAACCCAGCCAAAGCAAAGCTAGAGTCCTATAAGCCCTTATCCAATGAGTCTCTGATTGAAATGCAACCAGACGTTATTTTAGTCAGTGGCCGCAGTACCTTAGATAACTTAAGCACTTTGTTAGACACCCTTCCAGTTTTGGCAGCAACACCTGCAGGCAAGAACAAGCGCTTTATTTCTATCGACGGCAAAGCGCTAGTAGGGGGGCTTGGCTTAAAGACCCTAAGCGAAGCACAGCGCTTGAACAAACTTCTTTACCCAAATTAA
- a CDS encoding energy transducer TonB, whose translation MDTPRYVIAGGLSLVIHVIALLSVPEHKAVAMPAGSNTSIVSINLVASPQPKTSQSASAPEPAPTKDSTPEPVEQVADTPPKVATPEPQQERVEKQSTPVKKKAVTPEKKVVAQKPKPAPRKVTKKKTNEEPKPTTKKQAKPKPEPKKLEKPKSVAKKDDTNVPKTEETPVTHAQSGANAKNPVVENPEFKTRPVQPNYPRLARKRGIEGVATYEIWLDEDGRQIKQVLMDSSGTKMLDKAALKAIKQWQFSPHQINGISVAHRVLIPVRFSLD comes from the coding sequence GTGGACACGCCACGTTATGTCATTGCCGGAGGGTTATCCCTCGTTATTCATGTCATTGCCCTATTGAGTGTGCCTGAGCACAAAGCCGTTGCCATGCCTGCTGGCAGCAACACATCGATTGTCTCTATTAACCTTGTAGCGAGTCCGCAACCTAAAACGTCTCAATCTGCAAGTGCACCTGAACCTGCACCGACTAAAGACAGTACTCCTGAACCGGTTGAACAAGTTGCTGATACACCTCCTAAAGTAGCGACTCCAGAGCCGCAGCAAGAGCGTGTTGAAAAACAAAGCACCCCGGTAAAGAAAAAGGCAGTCACCCCAGAGAAAAAAGTCGTGGCGCAAAAACCAAAGCCTGCCCCACGAAAAGTGACCAAGAAAAAAACGAATGAAGAACCCAAGCCTACAACTAAAAAGCAAGCTAAACCCAAGCCAGAGCCGAAGAAATTAGAGAAACCAAAATCTGTGGCAAAAAAAGATGACACTAATGTTCCCAAAACTGAGGAAACGCCAGTTACTCATGCCCAGTCGGGAGCAAATGCCAAAAATCCAGTGGTCGAAAACCCTGAATTTAAAACTCGTCCGGTACAACCCAACTACCCTCGCCTAGCACGCAAACGTGGCATTGAAGGTGTGGCAACTTATGAAATCTGGCTGGACGAAGATGGTAGACAGATCAAGCAAGTATTAATGGATTCATCGGGTACAAAAATGCTCGATAAAGCCGCATTAAAAGCCATCAAGCAATGGCAATTTTCACCACATCAAATTAATGGGATTTCAGTAGCACACCGTGTGCTTATCCCAGTTCGTTTCTCCTTGGATTAA
- a CDS encoding SOS response-associated peptidase family protein, translated as MCGRLNITQDPLSQFLTDHLGITNYHTFHQGEVYPTDAVSVITHENLQLRVVSQPWGFQPTWAKKPIINARSETAREKSMFKKTLNEGRILVPCNGWYEWVEDSHGNKIKTLFQSHQPMLLAGLSLERGFVILTTAPSNYYVQYHDRMPVVISEDKVAHWFNEPFNVGESTPELQTHYLDDMPQQINLF; from the coding sequence ATGTGCGGCCGACTCAACATTACTCAAGATCCACTTAGCCAGTTTCTTACCGACCATCTGGGCATAACAAACTACCACACGTTCCACCAAGGGGAAGTTTACCCAACCGACGCAGTGTCAGTTATCACCCATGAAAATCTCCAGCTAAGAGTGGTATCCCAACCATGGGGATTTCAACCAACGTGGGCAAAAAAGCCAATTATTAATGCGAGAAGTGAAACGGCAAGAGAGAAATCTATGTTTAAAAAAACATTAAATGAAGGCCGGATTTTGGTTCCCTGCAACGGATGGTATGAATGGGTAGAAGATAGCCATGGCAACAAAATCAAAACTCTATTTCAATCACATCAACCTATGTTATTAGCGGGCTTATCTCTTGAACGAGGCTTTGTGATCCTAACCACTGCGCCTTCAAACTACTATGTTCAATACCACGATCGAATGCCTGTGGTTATTTCCGAAGACAAAGTTGCCCATTGGTTTAATGAGCCATTCAATGTAGGTGAGTCAACACCAGAGCTTCAAACACATTACCTAGATGACATGCCACAACAGATTAATCTGTTTTAA
- a CDS encoding YfcZ/YiiS family protein translates to MSNENQKYEDVEVCEACGSAGEIGFMIKEGDDVAEVTIYGESKQLLEAEFEKYAALAKEVSAEVEQDVAELADDAKALVARFKFTCSAEKLIFELKSRSLRR, encoded by the coding sequence ATGTCTAACGAAAACCAAAAATACGAAGATGTAGAAGTATGCGAAGCATGTGGTAGTGCAGGTGAAATCGGCTTCATGATCAAAGAAGGCGATGATGTTGCAGAAGTCACCATCTATGGTGAATCAAAGCAATTGTTAGAAGCAGAATTTGAAAAGTACGCTGCGCTTGCGAAAGAAGTTTCTGCAGAAGTAGAGCAAGATGTTGCTGAACTGGCTGACGATGCCAAAGCGCTAGTCGCTCGCTTTAAGTTTACTTGCAGCGCTGAAAAACTGATTTTCGAACTAAAGTCGCGCTCACTACGCCGCTAA
- a CDS encoding heme ABC transporter ATP-binding protein, producing MNASLSVSGLSVSFGHKTILDNISVDFKPGQVTTLLGPNGAGKSTLLKILAGESGDQYEVFCFGKVNKEWDKRLLAQQVAMLPQHSGLTFPFLAHEVVEMGGIPLDCSQMEIQSIAQEQMNKLEINALSQRLYPSLSGGEKQRVHFARVLTQLAQSSEPILMLDEPTSALDPAHQHTCLKHARELADLGATVIVVLHDLNLAAQYSDRLLMLHEGKLVADGTPWEVLTQGNIESTYHYRALITPHPTYGFPTVMTA from the coding sequence ATGAACGCTTCGCTATCAGTATCTGGCTTAAGCGTCTCGTTTGGCCACAAGACGATTCTTGATAATATCAGTGTCGATTTCAAACCTGGGCAGGTCACCACACTACTTGGTCCCAACGGTGCGGGTAAGAGTACGTTGCTCAAAATTCTTGCCGGTGAAAGTGGAGACCAATATGAGGTATTCTGCTTTGGTAAAGTGAACAAAGAGTGGGATAAACGTCTACTCGCACAACAAGTTGCTATGCTTCCACAGCACAGTGGACTCACTTTTCCATTTCTCGCCCATGAGGTGGTTGAAATGGGTGGCATCCCGCTGGATTGTAGTCAAATGGAAATTCAGTCAATAGCCCAAGAGCAAATGAACAAACTGGAGATTAACGCCCTATCTCAGCGCCTGTACCCTTCGCTCTCCGGCGGTGAAAAACAGCGAGTTCACTTTGCTCGTGTATTAACTCAATTGGCCCAAAGTTCTGAGCCAATCTTGATGTTAGATGAACCAACTTCAGCACTGGACCCAGCGCACCAGCACACCTGCTTAAAACATGCGAGAGAACTTGCGGATCTAGGTGCGACAGTGATTGTCGTTTTACATGATCTCAACCTTGCAGCGCAATATTCCGATAGGCTGCTCATGCTCCACGAAGGAAAACTGGTTGCCGACGGCACACCGTGGGAGGTCCTGACCCAAGGTAATATAGAGAGTACCTATCACTACCGTGCCCTTATTACCCCTCATCCAACCTATGGTTTCCCTACAGTCATGACTGCATAA
- the hutZ gene encoding heme utilization protein HutZ: protein MDQSVKQERLQGRLGPEIKEFRSECKTLQLATTDADGRPNVSYAPFVQNENGYFVLISEIARHARNLQANPEVSIMMIEDEGESKQLFARKRLTFDTTATMVERNTELWVGVVAQMKDRFGEIIDGLSQLEDFKMFQLKPSKGLFVKGFGQAYQVSGDDLVDFVHLQEGHKKVS, encoded by the coding sequence ATGGATCAGAGTGTCAAACAAGAGCGCCTACAAGGTCGTCTTGGTCCAGAAATTAAAGAATTTCGTTCAGAGTGCAAGACACTGCAACTCGCTACAACAGATGCAGATGGTCGCCCAAACGTAAGCTATGCACCTTTCGTGCAAAACGAGAATGGGTACTTTGTACTTATCTCTGAAATTGCACGTCACGCTCGCAATCTACAAGCAAATCCTGAAGTTTCAATTATGATGATTGAAGATGAAGGGGAATCAAAGCAACTATTTGCTCGTAAGCGCTTAACTTTCGATACAACGGCTACCATGGTTGAGCGTAACACTGAATTGTGGGTGGGTGTTGTCGCTCAAATGAAAGATCGCTTTGGTGAGATCATTGATGGTCTTAGTCAGCTTGAAGACTTTAAAATGTTTCAACTTAAGCCTTCTAAAGGTTTATTTGTTAAAGGGTTTGGTCAGGCTTATCAAGTATCTGGTGACGACCTTGTTGACTTTGTGCACCTTCAAGAAGGGCATAAAAAAGTCAGCTAA
- a CDS encoding MotA/TolQ/ExbB proton channel family protein yields the protein MTSLVQLEQQLGLMTWPLLICSALTVAIIVERLIQVLLSSGVGRRSIRSQLAQLSPDQDAELDNLASDLATKRPLLCKGVAMLISHRHFAKNLREDAAGIWLEEKRHQLNSGLKLLGLIGVISPLIGLLGTVIGLIEMFKGVAASTGNITPNDLADGLGLAMRTTAAGLMIALPAIAAAQLLGLWAEKIMAKLEHTLNIVDLWLEGVTVEVAPHKKSAKAPSSITKPEQAA from the coding sequence ATGACTTCGCTAGTACAACTGGAACAACAATTAGGCTTAATGACATGGCCGCTACTTATTTGCTCTGCCCTCACCGTGGCAATTATCGTCGAACGCTTGATTCAAGTGTTACTCAGTTCGGGGGTTGGACGTCGCTCAATACGTTCCCAATTGGCCCAATTGAGCCCAGACCAAGATGCAGAACTCGACAACCTTGCGTCTGATCTTGCAACAAAACGTCCATTGCTGTGTAAAGGTGTGGCAATGCTAATTTCTCATCGTCACTTTGCCAAAAACTTACGTGAAGATGCTGCGGGGATATGGCTTGAGGAGAAACGTCATCAATTAAATTCAGGACTCAAACTCCTAGGGTTGATAGGTGTGATTAGCCCTTTGATCGGCCTACTTGGCACTGTGATAGGCTTAATCGAGATGTTTAAAGGTGTCGCTGCATCCACAGGAAACATCACTCCAAATGACCTTGCTGATGGCCTCGGTCTTGCGATGCGCACAACCGCAGCAGGATTGATGATCGCTTTACCTGCTATTGCCGCAGCACAACTGCTTGGTTTGTGGGCAGAGAAAATCATGGCAAAACTCGAACATACTTTAAACATTGTCGACCTTTGGTTGGAAGGTGTCACCGTTGAAGTCGCTCCGCACAAAAAAAGCGCTAAAGCCCCGAGTTCTATCACTAAACCGGAGCAAGCCGCATGA
- a CDS encoding iron ABC transporter permease encodes MLLRKQPLHLTMTGIGSLLILACGYSIAVGPMDISVADSFKSLLPNLFSLPDHVQLVIMNIRLPRTVLCALVGAILALCGATMQGLFRNPLAEPGIIGVSAGASLGAAAAMVLFASINITNPILLNLFAVPVFAFVGGTVTTLIVYRLGTSKFGTSVTVMLLAGVAISALSGAAIGYFNYIADDQMLRDLTLWGMGSMAGATWSGIALAAITLAGLFWLFVKKAMALNALLLGEAEARHMGIEVQSLKRRLILTTAAGVGITVSLVGPIGFIGLVVPHITRMLTGPDHCKLIPVCAILGALLLTLADMVARVAVAPAELPVGIVTALFGAPFFLYLLFQQKGQTL; translated from the coding sequence ATGTTACTTCGTAAGCAACCTTTACACTTAACTATGACTGGCATTGGATCGCTTCTGATCCTTGCTTGTGGCTATTCGATAGCTGTAGGTCCGATGGACATAAGTGTCGCAGACAGTTTTAAGAGCCTGCTACCTAATCTATTTTCTTTGCCAGATCATGTCCAATTAGTGATCATGAATATCCGCTTGCCTAGAACCGTCCTTTGCGCACTCGTTGGTGCTATCCTTGCGCTATGTGGAGCAACGATGCAAGGGCTGTTCAGAAACCCGTTGGCAGAGCCAGGCATTATTGGTGTTTCTGCTGGCGCATCACTAGGCGCTGCGGCGGCAATGGTGTTGTTTGCTAGCATCAACATTACCAACCCTATCCTACTCAATTTGTTCGCAGTTCCTGTATTTGCGTTCGTTGGTGGTACCGTCACAACGCTTATTGTCTATCGACTCGGAACCAGTAAGTTTGGTACTTCGGTCACCGTGATGCTACTTGCAGGTGTTGCTATCAGTGCGTTATCAGGCGCAGCGATTGGCTATTTCAACTACATTGCCGATGATCAAATGCTGCGAGACCTCACCTTATGGGGCATGGGCTCGATGGCTGGTGCAACTTGGTCAGGCATTGCTCTTGCTGCAATCACTCTGGCAGGACTATTCTGGTTGTTTGTTAAAAAGGCTATGGCACTTAACGCCCTTCTGCTTGGAGAAGCAGAAGCTCGTCACATGGGCATTGAAGTCCAAAGTCTTAAGCGTCGCTTGATACTGACCACTGCTGCGGGTGTTGGGATCACTGTATCTCTTGTGGGACCGATTGGCTTCATTGGTTTGGTCGTTCCGCATATTACACGCATGCTGACAGGCCCTGATCACTGTAAACTCATCCCTGTTTGTGCGATATTAGGGGCATTACTACTCACGCTTGCCGATATGGTTGCTCGAGTCGCTGTAGCACCCGCAGAACTGCCAGTAGGCATTGTTACCGCACTGTTTGGTGCACCTTTCTTCCTCTATTTGCTTTTCCAACAAAAAGGACAAACTTTGTAA
- the nadN gene encoding NAD nucleotidase, which translates to MKKSPLAIALLSAVVASGCATQSSDNTPFDLTILHVNDHHSHLEPSTQKLKLAGKSTYTEVGGFPALVSAMNQREAANENVLKLHAGDAISGTLYYALFKGEADAAMMNHGCFDAFALGNHEFDDGDAGLAQFLDWMNEGECSAKTEVLAANVIPEQGVSPLAMNSANDYFKPYTVKQYGDHKIGIIGIDIADKTMNSSNPDKTTQFLNEVETAQKYIDELKAQDISKIVLLTHYQYSNDLQLAEALTDVDVIIGGDSHTLLGDFEAVGLKADGPYPTMRTNKDGDQVCVAQAWQYSQILGELSVSFDADGKVASCSGTPHLLIGSEFKRKDENGKKQRLEGEELAAVLADVNAQPNLVQVAPDAATQKTLSAFAQKLDVMKGQEIAQSSELLCYERVPGQQKHNGADGCDTHTNLHGSQVGDLVAQAFLAQTKRADVAIQNGGGARANITQGKFTVADATKVLPFSNTMVNLTMTGAEVKQVLNEAVDKAYAEYVDKSAKGSDGAYPYAAGIRYDVDFNRPAGQRVHNVEVKAKGDVSWSALSDDRVLTVVTNDYIAGGKDGYTTFGKISADESKYENTLKLYTETFIDYVADLTKRGEKIEPVAQEDRSTQTFTPKAK; encoded by the coding sequence ATGAAAAAAAGCCCATTGGCAATCGCGCTCCTGTCTGCAGTGGTAGCATCAGGTTGTGCGACACAGTCGTCAGATAACACACCATTTGATCTCACCATTTTGCACGTGAACGATCACCACTCTCACCTTGAACCATCGACGCAAAAACTTAAACTTGCGGGCAAATCAACTTACACAGAAGTGGGTGGGTTCCCGGCGCTAGTATCTGCGATGAATCAACGTGAAGCCGCAAATGAGAACGTGCTTAAACTGCACGCTGGCGATGCGATCTCTGGTACCTTGTACTACGCACTATTTAAAGGTGAAGCAGACGCCGCCATGATGAATCACGGCTGTTTTGATGCATTCGCACTGGGTAACCATGAGTTCGATGATGGTGATGCAGGTCTTGCTCAATTCCTAGATTGGATGAATGAAGGTGAATGTTCGGCAAAAACTGAGGTTCTAGCCGCTAACGTTATCCCAGAGCAAGGTGTATCACCACTTGCGATGAACTCTGCTAACGACTACTTCAAGCCATATACCGTTAAGCAGTATGGCGATCATAAGATTGGTATTATTGGTATCGACATCGCTGATAAAACCATGAACTCATCGAACCCAGACAAAACGACGCAGTTCTTGAACGAAGTAGAAACAGCACAGAAATACATTGACGAGTTGAAAGCGCAAGATATTTCTAAAATCGTACTGTTAACTCACTATCAGTATTCTAATGACTTGCAACTTGCAGAAGCGCTGACGGATGTAGATGTAATCATCGGTGGTGATTCGCATACCCTTCTAGGTGATTTTGAAGCAGTTGGTCTAAAAGCTGACGGTCCATACCCAACGATGAGAACCAATAAAGATGGCGATCAAGTGTGTGTGGCACAAGCATGGCAATATTCACAAATCCTTGGCGAGCTTTCGGTTTCCTTCGACGCTGACGGCAAAGTAGCATCATGTAGTGGTACTCCACACCTACTCATTGGTTCAGAGTTCAAACGTAAAGATGAAAACGGCAAGAAACAACGCCTAGAAGGTGAAGAGCTCGCAGCTGTGCTGGCAGATGTGAATGCACAACCAAACCTTGTGCAGGTAGCACCAGATGCTGCAACTCAAAAAACACTGTCTGCATTTGCTCAAAAGCTTGATGTAATGAAAGGCCAAGAGATTGCACAATCTTCAGAACTGCTATGTTATGAGCGTGTTCCGGGCCAGCAAAAACACAATGGTGCTGACGGATGTGATACCCACACCAACCTACACGGCTCTCAAGTAGGTGATTTGGTCGCTCAAGCTTTCCTTGCTCAAACCAAGCGTGCGGACGTTGCGATCCAAAATGGTGGTGGTGCACGTGCTAACATCACCCAAGGCAAATTCACCGTTGCTGATGCAACCAAAGTACTGCCATTTAGCAATACCATGGTGAACCTAACCATGACTGGAGCTGAAGTGAAGCAGGTACTAAATGAAGCCGTAGACAAAGCTTACGCTGAGTATGTCGATAAAAGCGCTAAAGGCTCTGATGGTGCCTACCCTTACGCTGCAGGTATTCGCTACGATGTAGACTTCAACCGCCCTGCGGGCCAGCGTGTCCACAACGTAGAAGTGAAAGCGAAAGGTGATGTTTCATGGTCAGCACTGAGTGATGATCGCGTACTTACCGTTGTGACTAATGACTACATTGCCGGTGGTAAAGATGGTTACACAACCTTTGGCAAGATCTCTGCTGACGAGTCTAAGTACGAAAACACCTTGAAGCTATACACTGAAACCTTCATCGACTACGTAGCCGATCTGACCAAGCGTGGCGAGAAGATTGAGCCAGTAGCCCAAGAAGACCGCAGTACACAGACTTTTACGCCAAAAGCAAAATAA
- a CDS encoding TetR/AcrR family transcriptional regulator has product MPKRSKEDTEITIQTIMDAVVDQLIHLGYDKMSYTTLSQQTGISRTGISHHFPKKTDFTASLDSRIYQMFLSHLNLSSDVAGFRQSWINALESREFTAILKLIFHHTVSSENTHPFAKAGLDRIYGLVENQFGSDAKNDLDALFGRSIVHMAS; this is encoded by the coding sequence ATGCCTAAGCGTAGTAAAGAAGACACGGAGATCACCATCCAAACCATTATGGATGCTGTGGTCGACCAACTAATCCATTTGGGGTACGACAAGATGTCGTATACCACGCTGAGCCAACAGACAGGTATCTCCCGTACCGGTATTAGTCACCACTTTCCTAAGAAGACCGATTTTACGGCGTCACTAGATAGTCGTATTTATCAGATGTTCTTATCTCATCTCAACCTTTCTAGCGATGTCGCAGGGTTTAGGCAAAGCTGGATTAATGCGTTAGAAAGCCGTGAGTTTACCGCCATACTAAAGCTGATTTTCCACCACACTGTCAGTTCGGAAAATACTCACCCATTTGCTAAAGCGGGACTTGACCGCATTTACGGCTTAGTTGAAAACCAGTTTGGCAGTGATGCGAAAAATGATCTCGATGCACTATTCGGACGAAGCATTGTTCACATGGCAAGCTAA